Proteins co-encoded in one Afipia sp. P52-10 genomic window:
- the mutT gene encoding 8-oxo-dGTP diphosphatase MutT, which produces MKLTLVVACALVDADNRVLIAQRPEGKALAGLWEFPGGKLDAGERPEQALIRELHEELGITVREACLAPLTFASHGYDDFHLLMPLYICRRWEGEVTAREGQKLAWVRATKLSEYPMPPADLPLIPHLIDLL; this is translated from the coding sequence GCGCTGGTCGATGCCGACAACCGCGTGCTGATCGCGCAGCGGCCGGAGGGCAAAGCGCTCGCCGGTCTCTGGGAGTTTCCAGGCGGCAAGCTCGATGCAGGCGAACGACCCGAGCAGGCGCTGATCCGCGAATTGCACGAAGAGCTCGGCATCACTGTGCGCGAGGCCTGCCTTGCGCCTTTGACATTCGCAAGCCACGGCTATGACGACTTCCATCTGCTGATGCCGCTTTACATCTGCCGGCGCTGGGAGGGCGAGGTCACTGCGCGGGAGGGACAGAAGCTCGCCTGGGTGCGCGCGACCAAGCTCTCTGAGTATCCGATGCCGCCGGCGGACCTACCACTGATCCCGCATCTGATCGACTTGCTCTGA